A single Maridesulfovibrio frigidus DSM 17176 DNA region contains:
- the qrcC gene encoding menaquinone reductase iron-sulfur cluster-binding subunit QrcC, giving the protein MQQIEFDTKWTMVVDIDKCSGCGSCMVSCQAENNIAPMEDGSNKLKTLTWMLVYELNNGKEFPERESAYLPRPCMQCGNPACVPVCPVVATTKDEEGGIVSQIYPRCIGCRYCMAACPYHARYFGWFDPIWPEGMEKALSPKTSTRPRGVVEKCNFCHTRLMDARARARAEGMDPNKLPDGWYKPACLESCPTGAISFGDSKNPEHKVHDLIKDKNAFRILESIGMDPQVYYISRRDWVREQSDNHLPKDKH; this is encoded by the coding sequence ATGCAACAAATTGAATTTGATACTAAATGGACCATGGTAGTAGACATAGACAAGTGTTCCGGTTGCGGATCTTGTATGGTGTCCTGCCAGGCAGAAAATAATATAGCACCCATGGAAGACGGTTCGAATAAACTTAAGACCCTCACCTGGATGCTTGTATACGAACTTAACAATGGAAAGGAATTCCCTGAAAGGGAATCAGCTTACCTTCCTAGACCTTGCATGCAGTGTGGAAATCCAGCTTGCGTTCCCGTTTGTCCCGTAGTGGCTACCACTAAGGACGAAGAAGGCGGAATCGTCAGTCAGATTTACCCTCGTTGTATCGGGTGTAGATATTGTATGGCTGCGTGTCCTTACCACGCTCGTTACTTTGGATGGTTTGATCCAATCTGGCCTGAAGGAATGGAAAAAGCACTTTCTCCTAAAACTTCCACGCGTCCTCGCGGTGTTGTTGAGAAATGTAACTTCTGTCACACAAGGCTTATGGATGCTCGTGCTCGCGCTCGTGCTGAAGGAATGGATCCGAACAAACTTCCTGACGGTTGGTATAAACCGGCTTGTCTGGAATCCTGTCCCACTGGCGCAATCAGTTTCGGTGACTCAAAAAATCCTGAACATAAGGTCCACGATCTTATTAAGGACAAAAATGCGTTCCGTATTCTTGAAAGTATCGGCATGGACCCTCAGGTCTATTACATTAGCCGTCGTGATTGGGTTCGTGAGCAGAGTGATAACCACTTGCCTAAAGACAAGCACTAG